The DNA segment CCCAGCGGCCGACGCATCCGAGCGCAAGGTCGAACTGGAGCAAGTCGTCGTGCGCGTGCAACCCCATCTGATGCGAGCTGCCCGCCGGAAACACGTGCGCCTTCAGTAGCCGGGCCGGGTCGGCGATTAACTTCGCGAACAGCGTGAGCAATGGGTCCACCAGCCGCGCCTCCATGGCCCCCTCGCGAGAGAAGCACCCGCCCCACACGATAACCTCAACATCCTTAGCGGCGAAACGGTCGATGACTTGGCGGTCGCCTCAACGAGACACCGTTGCAGCCTGCGCGGGCCACGACGCGTGCCGCCCCGCCGCTTGGGTAACCTCTTGGGGCCCACGCCTCACGGCCGAGGTGACGTGCTTGACACCTGACGCGGGCGGACGCAGAACTGCGCCCAACTTCATTGGACCACACCCGTACATGCCACATCGTTATTCAGCCTCGCGAGGTGCGCAAAGCGGCGATTGACGAAAGCGGCGCCGGCATGGCAAACTCGTCGTCGAAGATCACAACTTCGGGGGCATCCACGCAATGGCTCCGTCCCTTGGTGACTTCCTCGCACGCGGACTGCTCGACCGTTTCTGAACATCGGCGATCGGGCCGGCTGCATAACCCGCTATTGCAGCGGACCGAGCCGGCGGGTAGCTTCTCGTGGCCCGAGAATCGGGGCGGCGCCGCCTCGGCCACGGGTTGGCACTACGTCATTCGTCGCGGAGGACTGCATGCTTGTGCTCTCCCGTGAACCCGGCACCTCGATCCACATCGGCTCGCTCGATGAGGCGTGTCTCGTGACGGTCCTCGGGCTGCTGACGGAAAGACGGGCCGTCGCCGTACTCGTCAATCGCGCCACGGCCGCTCGTCCCGGCGACCTGGAGAGCCGCAGCGTCGAGCTGGCGATCGACGCGGTTCTGAAGATCGGCGAATCGGTAGAAGTGACGCTCGTCGAGCTGCGCGAGGACAAAGCCCGGATCGGCATCAACGCCCCGAAGGACACCGCGCTCCACCGTCTCGAGGTCTACGAGGCGCTCAGCAACGGCAAGCGGCGTGGCCCGGATCCGGAGGACGGACCAGCTGGCTCGCGCGTCCCCCGTCCCTCCTCGCCCAGCCCCGTCGCTTGATGTCCTATTGGATGAGCCGCCCACAGCCGACGGCTGAGGTGAATAGACACGCGCTGCCGCGGAAGGGTCGATCGTCACCCCCTGCCCCCTCCCGGCCGAGACGGAACGATGGCGGGCGGGGCCGGCGGGGCAGCGCTCGCATAGTGCGATATCGCGATGACAAAACTAGCGGGTCCCATTCATGAACTCACCGACCACCGCCCCTGACGTCCTGCGGTAGCCACGTGTTCCTCGCCCGCGTGCCCAAAGATCAGGTCCTCGATCGCAGCGTGTGGCGCTTCTACGGCGGCCGTTCCACCTCGAACGAGGCCGCGTGGATCCCGGAGGAGACCTATGCCCGCCCCATCCTCACGGATCACGGGCACGTCGGCCATCCGATGATGACGTACGTCCCCGGCCTGAAGCTATTCCTACTCACCTTCGGTAGCGACGCCGTTACGAAAAGCTACGCGCACGACCCGCAGATCGCCTGGGCGCATTAGCATCGCCGCCGCGAACTGCAGATCTACGAGGCGCCCACGCCATGGGAACCGTGGGCACTCGTGCATTACGATCCCGCGTGGGAAGGCGATCACATCGCCTATCTCCCGCAGCTGCCGCCCTGCTGGTTCGATGCCTCCGGGGCCGAGGGTACGTTGCTCTTTAGCGGCGACTACCGCACATGTGGGGCGTGCCGAAACCGCCTGGCCACGAATCTGGTATGCACAGATGACCCGGCCGTTCCGATTGATGCTTCACGAAGGCACACCTGCATCCCGTGATCTTTGACCGGTCCTGCCGACTTTCCCCTGCTACGGGACAGCGTCCGTCTTCCGGCGGTCGCAGTCGCTGCAACGGCACCGCTCGTGGACCTGCAGCGAGCGACGACGTGGACGCCATCGCGGCGTGGGCACGCGTCAAACTATCCTCGCCTTTTCCGCGCCCGTTCCCGCACAGGGTGCCGATCCCGACGCGGTTAACTGGCAGCGGGAACAGCAAGCCACCCGAAAGACGACTGAGTCCTTAGGAACTTAACTTCTGCTAGCTCAAGGAGCTTTCGTCGAGGGACTGTGCGACGCGACGGGTGATTAGAAATGTACAGCGGCTAGTCTGTTTGGGGTGTAAGCCGGGCAAGCCGAAAGTGACATCGCTTTGAACTATTGAAACTGGAAACTGGAAACTGGAAACTGGAAACTCTCGAATGTAAACATGGAAGAATGAGAGGCGAAATGTAAAAACGATCTTCCAATTCAAAGTCGGAAATCGATTTTTATCGATGCTATCCCCGATTTATCGCAATGCGAGACGCACCGCGACATGAAAATCAAAATGGAATTTACAATTTGACATAAATCAAATCGGTGTCATGATGGAGTAGCTATGCCGCCAACCATTGCAGAACTGGGAAAGCTCGCTGGGTGTTCCATTGCGACCGTGTCGCGGGCGTTGAACAACAGTGGATCGGTCAGCCCCAAGACGCGGGAAAGCGTGATGAAGGCGCTTCGCACCGCTCAGGCGGGACAGGGAAGCATCGGGAAGAATAGCGCGCGACGGGGGAAGGCAACGGGACGGCAAGTAGGTTTCGTCGAGATCATCCTACATCGCCATACGATTTACGAACGCGTCGAACTCAACAAGGACGGATTGAGAATTGGCCCGCTGGCCGAGCAGCCGTCGACGGGGGTGCTGGACGAGCAGTCGGGTGCGTTGTCGCACGCATTCTACCGTCGGATTGTCGACGCGGCCGTGGCAGAACTGGGGCGATGGGATCAGCGGGCGGTCATGCAGTTCAACAGCGACTTGATGGATGGCTCCTTCCTGCAGGGTCTGAATCGGCCCGACTGCAACGGGGTCATCCTCGTCGGCGAGCCGAGCCCGGACCTGGGGCCATTCATCGCCCAGTGTTCGCATCCATTAATCCTCGCCGACAGCGCCTGTGACAGTTGGCCCAGCGTCGTCACCGTCGACAACATCGCAGGCATCACGATGGCCTTCGAGCACGTGTACAAGCTTGGCCATCGCAAGATCGGCTTCGTCGGCGCCGAACTGGACAACTTTGCCGCTGCGGAGCGATTCACGGCGTTCAAAATGCGACTGGCGGACGTCGGCCTGCCGCTGCGGCCCGATTGGGTGTACGGGGGTGGTCCGCAGATCCAGCCAGCCGTTCGGGGGATGACGAAGATCCTGTCGCTCGCCGATCGGCCGACCGCCTTGGTCTGCGTGAACGACTGGAACGCGATCGCGACGATTCGCGCCGCCGAGTCGCTGGGGCTCAGCGTGCCACGCGACGTCAGCGTCGTCGGCTTCGACGACGTGGAAATCGGCTCACTGTTCAACCCGCCGCTGACGACCGTACGCGTGCCTGTGACGGAGATCGGACGGCAGGCGGTGCGGCAGCTCATGATTCAGATCCAAGCCGGCATTTCGACCGGCACGCTTGGTAGCAAGATCCGTCTTGTGCCGGAATTGATCGTCCGCAGTTCGACGGCGACGGTTGCCGGATAGGGTCTCTTTAGCGACGTCGTGTACTTAACGAAGCGCACTGATCGTCCGTCACGACGACGAGAGCACGGGGGCGCACGCCCGCTGGTCCCGGCCGATGCCGGGCGATTGGCGTGCCGGTCGGACATGTCTCATCTGTGACGCATAGAAGGTGGAGGAACATATGGCAGGTGCATTTTCATCTCGTTCACGACACGGCGTCGCCCGGCATGGCACCGGGGTTTTGATCGGTGCCGCGGCCATGCTGTCGCTTGCGCACGCCGCCGGCGCCGCCACTTTGTACTGGGACGCCGACGGTAACGGGGCCAACGCCGGGTACGGCGGCTCGGGCACGTGGGATTCCGCCACAGCCAACTGGAACACGAGTGCCGTAGTCGGCGACGGCAGCCTCCAGACTTGGAACAGCGCCGCCGATCCGTTGAATGATGCGAGCTTCCTCCGCGGCACTGACGCGACCGTCGCCGTCAACGGCACGCAGATCCTCAAGTCCATCAGTTTCGGCGCCAGTACTGGCAGCTTCACGACCGGCAGCGGCACCTACAACTTGAGCGGTGACATCCTCGATATTCGCCAGACCAGCTTCTCTAACGGTATCAACAACCTGAATGGCGCCGTCACCACGATCGGTGGTGAAACACGTTTGTTCGGCGGGCTGACGAGCAGCGGCAACAGCACCCAACGCATGAACATCGCCAGCGGCGACCTGACCTTCGGCAACCTTCAGGATGCCTCTGGCGTCGGCGGCACGCACACGCTGTCGCTCGAAACTTACGGCACCAGCAATCTGACCTTCAACGGCAACATCACCAAGACCGCAGGCAGCAGCGGCATCACCCTGCAGGTCGGCGGCAGTGGGACGTCCAACAATGCCACGATCAGGCTCGGCGGAAACAATTCCGGGCTGACGGGCACCACGACCTTCACCCGCGGCACGCTTGTCTTGAATCACAATAGCGTGCTGGCAGGCGCGTCGTCACTCACCGTCAGCAACGCCAACTCCACCGTCGCCAACGCCGACTCGGCCAAAGTCCTCATCGGCACGGCGGGCGTCAGCGTCAACAAGAGCATTAGCTTTTCGAGTCTGACCGCGACCGACACGTCCGACGTCCGCGTGATCGGCGGCGCGAACACTACCGGGACCGCGACCTACCAGGGAAGCATCACGCTCGGCGCATTCGCGCCGTCGGGCAACGGGTCCCGCCTGGAAGTAACGGCTGCCGAAGGTGGCACGGTTGCGTTCACCAACACGATCAACGACGGCTCGAACTCGGTCCCGATCTTCAAGACGGGTGCCGGTACCGTGGTCTTCTCGCGGCCCAACGGCAACACCTACGACGGTGGCACGACCGTCGCCGCCGGTACGCTACTCGTGAACAACACGGACGGCAGCGGTACAGGCACCGGTTTGACGGTCGTGAACACCGGCGCCACGCTCGGCGGCACGGGGTCGGTCGCGGCGCTGAGCACCAGCGGCACCCTCGCCCCCGGTTCGGGTTCCAGCACCACGGCCACCCTCTCCGCAGCCGGAAACGTGAACTTCAATAGCGGCTCGACGTTCGCGATCGAGATTGCTGGCGACGGCATTGGTTCCTACGACCAGTTGCGTCTGACCAATACCGCGAACGCCGACGTCGTCACGCTCAGCGGCGGGCCGATGCTGTCGGTCGACCTGATCGACACCAGCTGGTTGACACCATTGGTTAGCCAGACGTTCGTCATCATCGATAATGCCGGCACCAACGCGCAGGCCTACTGGGGGAGCTACTTCACCCTGGCCGACTCCACGACGTTGACCGACGGGTCGACCTTTTCAGTGGAGGGGACAACCTTCCAGATCAACTATGGCGTCGATGGCAGCGGCTTGGGCGGCGTGGGGAATGACGTGACCCTGACCACGGTCGTCACCGCCGTCCCGGAGCCGGCGTCCCTCGGTGTCGCAGCAGTCGCCGGGCTTGCCGTGCTGGCCCGCCGGCGCCGCCGGTAGCGTTTCGCACGCATCGGGCGATGCGCGTGGGGGATCAGACCGCACTTCGGATTTTCTTTGGAGGACTGTCATGAGTCGGACAAAGGTCGATCGAGGTTTTACGCTGGTTGAGTTGCTGGTGGTGATCGGCATCATCGCTTTGCTCGTATCGATGCTTCTGCCAGCGCTGAACAAGGCACGTTACCAGGCGGGGCTGGTGAACTGCGCGAGCAACCTGCGACAGTTCGGCATGTCGCTGCAGATGTATGGAAACTATTACAAGGGCGTGGTGCCCATGGGGTACTACGATGGCACGACATGGCCGTCCGTCTACCATAACAACCAGTGGCAGTTCCTCGGGGTGCTGATGGAAAGCGGGATCGTGAAACCGACGGGAAGCATTGCCGCGTTCTATTGCCCGTTAGAGACCGATCCGCGCATCTCGTACAACACGGCCGAGAACAGGTGGCCGATCGTACCGCCGGACTGGGGGCTGCACTCCTTGGGCTACACCGTCCGGCCCGTTACCCGATGGCTGGCCCGTCCCAATAGCGCCGCGCGGTTGGTGGGTCGGACCGACGTTTGGCCCTGGGCCACCGAGTCGTTCCCGAAGATCACGCAGTTCAAGCCACAGCAGGCGATGGCCTCAGATGCCATGATGAAGTTGGACGGACGAGGGACCGGTCACGTGCTGAAGGGATCCAACGTCTGTTCCATCGACGGCTCGGTCCGATGGGTGCCCTTCTCGGTCTACAAGGCGAACCATAACATCATGCTGGGCGGGGCCAATGCGGTGGCGATCAATTCGATCCTATCCCCGCGCACGTTAAACCAGCCGACCTACTCGGGCATCTTCAACGATTTCGACGTGTACAATCGATAAGCGCACCACCGGGTGCGTACAGGGACGGTTGCCATGGCAGTCAAGTCACGCAGTATGGGTTTCACGCTCGTGGAACTGTTGGTCGTCATTGGAGTGATCGCCGTGCTGATCGCGATGCTGCTGCCGGCCCTCGGCAAGGCGCGATACCAGGCGAACATGATCAATTGTGCCAGCAACGTTCGGCAGTTCGGACTTGCACTGCAGATCTACGCGAGCGAGAACCGGGGCGCGGTACCGCTCACCTTCTACTGGGGCGACAACATCCGACGTTCGGAAAACAGCGTGGTCAACAAGAGGGGCCACCTGCTGACGTCCGGCGCCCCATTCCTGCCACCGTTGGGTGACATGATTTTGAAGACGCGAATCGTGCCGAGCCCGAAGCCGTTCTTCTGTCCGTTGGAGACCGTACCGTCCCGGCAGTTCAACACGTCGGTGAACCGCTGGCCGCTGGACACCGCCAATTCCGACTTCATCCTCGGCTATGGTACGCGTCCGGTCGTCGTGGCCAGACCGATCGGCAACGTGATGCCAGCAACTGGCTACGAATTGTCGATGCCGATGCCGAAGCTGACGCAATTCAAGTCGTACCAGGCGATTGCCGCCGACGTGATCCCGCGGAACCTCGCCGGCGCTGTGCCAGCCAACCAACTGCCGGCCGTCTCGCACGCGCTGAAGGGCGTTAACGTCTTCTTTGCCGATTCGTCGGTTTCGTTCGTGCCGTACAAGATCTACAAAGACAGCTACGTCAACGTGCTCTATCCCGCCGGTGAACTGCCCAACCAACTCAATTCGACGAACGACACCGGCATCTGGTTTGACTACGACCGGTACCACCGCTGAGCAGGCATGCGTTGCCCTTATCAAGCTGACCTACAAGTTGCCGAGTGACACCTCAGACTCCTAGCTGAAAGTACGACCCATGAAGTTTCCTACGCACATGCTCCGGTTCGTCATGACCGCCGTTCTCGCCTTCCCCGCCATGGCCGGCGC comes from the Tepidisphaeraceae bacterium genome and includes:
- a CDS encoding carbon storage regulator, with the translated sequence MLVLSREPGTSIHIGSLDEACLVTVLGLLTERRAVAVLVNRATAARPGDLESRSVELAIDAVLKIGESVEVTLVELREDKARIGINAPKDTALHRLEVYEALSNGKRRGPDPEDGPAGSRVPRPSSPSPVA
- a CDS encoding LacI family DNA-binding transcriptional regulator, which encodes MPPTIAELGKLAGCSIATVSRALNNSGSVSPKTRESVMKALRTAQAGQGSIGKNSARRGKATGRQVGFVEIILHRHTIYERVELNKDGLRIGPLAEQPSTGVLDEQSGALSHAFYRRIVDAAVAELGRWDQRAVMQFNSDLMDGSFLQGLNRPDCNGVILVGEPSPDLGPFIAQCSHPLILADSACDSWPSVVTVDNIAGITMAFEHVYKLGHRKIGFVGAELDNFAAAERFTAFKMRLADVGLPLRPDWVYGGGPQIQPAVRGMTKILSLADRPTALVCVNDWNAIATIRAAESLGLSVPRDVSVVGFDDVEIGSLFNPPLTTVRVPVTEIGRQAVRQLMIQIQAGISTGTLGSKIRLVPELIVRSSTATVAG
- a CDS encoding autotransporter-associated beta strand repeat-containing protein, which produces MLSLAHAAGAATLYWDADGNGANAGYGGSGTWDSATANWNTSAVVGDGSLQTWNSAADPLNDASFLRGTDATVAVNGTQILKSISFGASTGSFTTGSGTYNLSGDILDIRQTSFSNGINNLNGAVTTIGGETRLFGGLTSSGNSTQRMNIASGDLTFGNLQDASGVGGTHTLSLETYGTSNLTFNGNITKTAGSSGITLQVGGSGTSNNATIRLGGNNSGLTGTTTFTRGTLVLNHNSVLAGASSLTVSNANSTVANADSAKVLIGTAGVSVNKSISFSSLTATDTSDVRVIGGANTTGTATYQGSITLGAFAPSGNGSRLEVTAAEGGTVAFTNTINDGSNSVPIFKTGAGTVVFSRPNGNTYDGGTTVAAGTLLVNNTDGSGTGTGLTVVNTGATLGGTGSVAALSTSGTLAPGSGSSTTATLSAAGNVNFNSGSTFAIEIAGDGIGSYDQLRLTNTANADVVTLSGGPMLSVDLIDTSWLTPLVSQTFVIIDNAGTNAQAYWGSYFTLADSTTLTDGSTFSVEGTTFQINYGVDGSGLGGVGNDVTLTTVVTAVPEPASLGVAAVAGLAVLARRRRR
- a CDS encoding type II secretion system protein: MSRTKVDRGFTLVELLVVIGIIALLVSMLLPALNKARYQAGLVNCASNLRQFGMSLQMYGNYYKGVVPMGYYDGTTWPSVYHNNQWQFLGVLMESGIVKPTGSIAAFYCPLETDPRISYNTAENRWPIVPPDWGLHSLGYTVRPVTRWLARPNSAARLVGRTDVWPWATESFPKITQFKPQQAMASDAMMKLDGRGTGHVLKGSNVCSIDGSVRWVPFSVYKANHNIMLGGANAVAINSILSPRTLNQPTYSGIFNDFDVYNR
- a CDS encoding type II secretion system protein, whose amino-acid sequence is MAVKSRSMGFTLVELLVVIGVIAVLIAMLLPALGKARYQANMINCASNVRQFGLALQIYASENRGAVPLTFYWGDNIRRSENSVVNKRGHLLTSGAPFLPPLGDMILKTRIVPSPKPFFCPLETVPSRQFNTSVNRWPLDTANSDFILGYGTRPVVVARPIGNVMPATGYELSMPMPKLTQFKSYQAIAADVIPRNLAGAVPANQLPAVSHALKGVNVFFADSSVSFVPYKIYKDSYVNVLYPAGELPNQLNSTNDTGIWFDYDRYHR